One stretch of Anolis carolinensis isolate JA03-04 chromosome 3, rAnoCar3.1.pri, whole genome shotgun sequence DNA includes these proteins:
- the kcnj13 gene encoding inward rectifier potassium channel 13 isoform X2, whose protein sequence is MRTEVIEGNNTKPTAPLLTQRYPRMVTKDGHSTLQIDGAQGKGLAYLKDAWGILMDMRWRWMMLVFSASFVLHWLVFAVLWYLLAEMNGDLEIDHDSPPENHTICVKYITSFTAAFSFSLETQLTIGYGTMFPSGDCPSAIALLAIQMVLGLMLEAFITGLQSTPFHFVI, encoded by the coding sequence ATGAGGACAGAAGTGATAGAAGGCAACAACACCAAACCTACTGCTCCTCTCCTGACCCAACGGTATCCAAGAATGGTCACTAAAGATGGACATAGCACACTTCAGATTGATGGCGCCCAAGGGAAAGGTCTTGCATACCTGAAAGATGCCTGGGGAATACTAATGGATATGCGATGGAGATGGATGATGCTGGTGTTTTCTGCATCTTTTGTCCTTCACTGGCTTGTTTTTGCGGTTCTATGGTACCTGCTGGCTGAAATGAATGGGGATCTAGAGATTGATCATGATTCCCCACCTGAAAACCACACCATATGTGTAAAGTACATCACTAGCTTTACAGCTGCTTTTTCCTTTTCACTGGAGACACAGCTTACTATTGGTTATGGCACAATGTTCCCAAGTGGAGACTGTCCAAGCGCAATTGCTCTACTTGCTATACAAATGGTACTGGGTCTGATGCTGGAGGCATTCATCACag
- the kcnj13 gene encoding inward rectifier potassium channel 13 isoform X1, with product MRTEVIEGNNTKPTAPLLTQRYPRMVTKDGHSTLQIDGAQGKGLAYLKDAWGILMDMRWRWMMLVFSASFVLHWLVFAVLWYLLAEMNGDLEIDHDSPPENHTICVKYITSFTAAFSFSLETQLTIGYGTMFPSGDCPSAIALLAIQMVLGLMLEAFITGAFVAKIARPKNRALSIRFTYSAVVTHREGKPYLMFQVANTRPSPLTSVRISAVLYEEQENGQLHQTSVDFHLDSITSEECPFFIFPLTYYHSISPSSPLAILLQREAHRHFELVVFLSATQEGTGETCQRRTSYLPSEIILHHHFASMLVRGAKGEYQIKMENFDKTIPELPGADPKSSKRTDMEIRINGQHMDSSQICETRLTE from the exons ATGAGGACAGAAGTGATAGAAGGCAACAACACCAAACCTACTGCTCCTCTCCTGACCCAACGGTATCCAAGAATGGTCACTAAAGATGGACATAGCACACTTCAGATTGATGGCGCCCAAGGGAAAGGTCTTGCATACCTGAAAGATGCCTGGGGAATACTAATGGATATGCGATGGAGATGGATGATGCTGGTGTTTTCTGCATCTTTTGTCCTTCACTGGCTTGTTTTTGCGGTTCTATGGTACCTGCTGGCTGAAATGAATGGGGATCTAGAGATTGATCATGATTCCCCACCTGAAAACCACACCATATGTGTAAAGTACATCACTAGCTTTACAGCTGCTTTTTCCTTTTCACTGGAGACACAGCTTACTATTGGTTATGGCACAATGTTCCCAAGTGGAGACTGTCCAAGCGCAATTGCTCTACTTGCTATACAAATGGTACTGGGTCTGATGCTGGAGGCATTCATCACag GTGCATTTGTAGCAAAAATTGCTCGTCCAAAGAACCGAGCTCTCTCCATCCGGTTCACCTATTCCGCAGTAGTGACACACAGAGAAGGAAAGCCATACCTAATGTTTCAAGTGGCTAATACCCGCCCAAGCCCACTCACCAGTGTTCGGATTTCTGCAGTTCTTTATGAAGAGCAAGAAAATGGTCAGCTTCATCAAACTAGTGTAGATTTCCATCTAGACAGCATCACTTCTGAAGAGTGCCCATTCTTTATTTTCCCTCTGACCTATTACCATTCTATAAGTCCATCGAGCCCCCTAGCCATTCTCTTACAGAGAGAGGCTCATCGTCATTTTGAGCTAGTAGTCTTCCTTTCAGCCACACAAGAAGGCACGGGAGAAACATGCCAGAGGAGGACATCCTATCTTCCATCCGAGATCATATTACACCACCATTTTGCTTCCATGTTGGTCCGAGGAGCCAAAGGGGAATATCAGATCAAGATGGAGAATTTTGACAAGACAATCCCAGAACTTCCAGGAGCAGATCCCAAAAGCTCAAAGAGGACTGACATGGAGATCCGCATCAATGGACAGCACATGGACAGCTCCCAGATTTGTGAGACTCGTCTGACAGAATAG